Proteins encoded by one window of Streptomyces sp. ALI-76-A:
- the glgB gene encoding 1,4-alpha-glucan branching enzyme has translation MTPRPPSSGSDPKKTAEQAEKPAVAKKAVAKKTVAKKAAAKQAVAKKTVKKAVEKAVAPKKTAPDKTAVQKTAADKTAAGRPAARKAPAEKTPARTASVKTASAKKAPAKETVAKKTVAKKAAAKKAVPAKTAAKKAASVKTASVKAALSKTAPAATKAVAKKAGTKTAVVKKAVSKKATAVTPEVPAVAPEIRAVVPEVPAVSPEITAAAPGVPGAAPEVPVEVAVSPALDAGDRQRLLSGTHHAPHSVLGAHPVPGGVAFRAFRPYALSVTVLADGVRAELHDDGDGFFSGLLPLPDVPAYRFLVAYEGTAQETEDAYRFLPALGDLDLHLIGEGRHEELWRALGAEPMTHQGVRGTRFTVWAPNARGVRVAGTFNFWDGTGFPMRVLGSSGVWELFVPGIGEGELYKFEITRPDGSRTLRADPMARRTEVPPATSSVVHASHYEWGDEEWLARRADAPAHETPFSVYEIHLPSWRPGLTYRQLADELPAYVKELGFTHVELMPVAEHPFGGSWGYQVTGFYAPTARLGTPDDFKYLVDALHRAGIGVIMDWVPAHFPRDAWALAEFDGRPLYEHEDPRRSAHPDWGTLEFDYGRREVRNFLVANAVYWCEEFHIDGLRVDAVASMLYLDYSREPGQWVPNEHGGRENLDAVAFLQEMNATVYRRVPGVVTVAEESTAWDGVTRATHHMGPGGFGGLGFGLKWNMGWMHDSLDYVSHEPVHRKYHHGEMTFSMVYAYSENYVLPISHDEVVHGKGSLVSKMPGDWWQQRANLRGYLGFMWAHPGKQLLFMGQEFAQGAEWSETKGPDWWLLDPEYGAEADHRGVRDLVRDLNTVYRHTPALWERDTDPSGFQWVVGDAAEDNVFAFLRYDADGTPLLAVSHFAPVVRHDYRLGVPDDVPAWLETLNTDAARYGGSDVTNPDVIKPEPQGWHGRPASIRLTLPPLATVWLRPA, from the coding sequence GTGACCCCCCGCCCCCCGTCCAGCGGTTCGGATCCGAAGAAGACGGCTGAGCAGGCCGAGAAGCCGGCTGTCGCGAAGAAGGCCGTCGCGAAGAAGACCGTGGCGAAGAAGGCCGCCGCGAAGCAGGCCGTCGCCAAGAAGACGGTGAAGAAGGCCGTCGAGAAGGCGGTGGCACCGAAGAAGACCGCGCCCGACAAGACAGCGGTCCAGAAGACAGCGGCCGACAAGACAGCGGCCGGGAGGCCCGCGGCCAGGAAGGCGCCCGCCGAGAAGACCCCGGCCAGGACGGCGTCGGTGAAGACGGCCTCGGCGAAGAAGGCGCCGGCCAAGGAGACCGTCGCCAAGAAGACGGTGGCGAAGAAGGCCGCCGCCAAGAAGGCCGTGCCGGCGAAGACGGCCGCCAAGAAGGCGGCGTCGGTGAAAACGGCGTCGGTGAAGGCCGCGCTGAGCAAGACGGCCCCCGCCGCCACGAAGGCCGTCGCGAAGAAGGCGGGCACGAAGACGGCCGTCGTGAAGAAGGCCGTCTCCAAGAAGGCCACCGCCGTGACGCCGGAGGTACCCGCCGTAGCCCCGGAGATACGCGCAGTAGTCCCGGAGGTACCCGCCGTATCCCCGGAGATCACCGCCGCGGCCCCGGGCGTCCCCGGCGCGGCCCCGGAGGTGCCCGTCGAGGTCGCCGTCTCCCCCGCCCTGGACGCCGGTGACCGTCAGCGGCTGCTCTCGGGCACCCACCACGCCCCGCACTCCGTCCTCGGCGCCCACCCGGTGCCCGGCGGGGTCGCCTTCCGGGCCTTCAGGCCGTACGCGCTGAGCGTGACGGTCCTCGCCGACGGCGTACGGGCGGAGCTGCACGACGACGGGGACGGGTTCTTCTCCGGTCTGCTGCCGCTGCCGGACGTCCCGGCGTACCGCTTCCTCGTGGCCTACGAGGGGACGGCCCAGGAGACCGAGGACGCGTACCGCTTCCTGCCCGCCCTGGGCGACCTCGACCTGCATCTGATCGGCGAGGGCCGGCACGAGGAGCTGTGGCGGGCGCTGGGCGCGGAGCCGATGACCCACCAGGGCGTGCGCGGCACCCGGTTCACGGTGTGGGCGCCGAACGCGCGGGGCGTGCGGGTGGCCGGCACCTTCAACTTCTGGGACGGCACCGGATTCCCGATGCGGGTGCTCGGCTCGTCCGGTGTCTGGGAGCTGTTCGTGCCCGGGATCGGCGAGGGTGAGCTGTACAAGTTCGAGATCACCCGGCCCGACGGGTCCAGGACCCTGCGCGCCGACCCGATGGCCCGGCGTACGGAGGTCCCGCCGGCCACCTCCTCGGTCGTGCACGCCTCGCACTACGAGTGGGGCGACGAGGAGTGGCTGGCGCGCCGCGCGGACGCCCCCGCGCACGAGACCCCCTTCTCGGTCTACGAGATCCACCTCCCGTCCTGGCGCCCGGGGCTGACATACCGTCAACTGGCGGACGAACTCCCGGCGTACGTCAAGGAACTGGGCTTCACCCACGTGGAACTGATGCCGGTCGCCGAGCACCCCTTCGGCGGGTCCTGGGGCTACCAGGTCACCGGCTTCTACGCCCCCACGGCCCGCCTGGGCACCCCCGACGACTTCAAGTACCTGGTCGACGCCCTGCACCGGGCCGGCATCGGCGTCATCATGGACTGGGTCCCGGCGCACTTCCCGCGCGACGCCTGGGCGCTGGCCGAGTTCGACGGGCGTCCGCTGTACGAGCACGAGGATCCGCGGCGCTCGGCCCACCCCGACTGGGGCACGCTGGAGTTCGACTACGGCCGGCGCGAGGTGCGCAACTTCCTGGTCGCCAACGCCGTGTACTGGTGCGAGGAGTTCCACATCGACGGCCTGCGGGTGGACGCCGTCGCCTCCATGCTCTACCTCGACTACTCGCGCGAGCCCGGCCAGTGGGTCCCGAACGAGCACGGCGGGCGGGAGAACCTGGACGCGGTGGCGTTCCTCCAGGAGATGAACGCGACGGTGTACCGGCGGGTGCCGGGTGTGGTGACGGTCGCGGAGGAGTCCACGGCCTGGGACGGCGTCACCCGCGCCACCCACCACATGGGCCCGGGCGGCTTCGGCGGTCTCGGCTTCGGGCTGAAGTGGAACATGGGCTGGATGCACGACTCGCTCGACTACGTGAGCCACGAGCCCGTCCACCGCAAGTACCACCACGGTGAGATGACGTTCTCGATGGTGTACGCCTACAGCGAGAACTACGTGCTGCCGATCTCGCACGACGAGGTCGTCCACGGCAAGGGATCTCTGGTGTCCAAGATGCCGGGCGACTGGTGGCAGCAGCGCGCCAACCTGCGCGGCTATCTCGGCTTCATGTGGGCCCACCCCGGCAAGCAACTCCTGTTCATGGGCCAGGAGTTCGCCCAGGGAGCCGAGTGGTCCGAGACGAAGGGGCCGGACTGGTGGCTGCTGGACCCGGAGTACGGGGCCGAGGCCGACCACCGGGGCGTGCGCGACCTGGTCCGCGACCTCAACACCGTCTACCGGCACACGCCGGCGCTGTGGGAACGGGACACCGACCCGTCCGGTTTCCAGTGGGTCGTGGGCGACGCGGCCGAGGACAACGTGTTCGCGTTCCTGCGCTACGACGCGGACGGCACCCCGCTGCTGGCCGTGTCCCACTTCGCCCCGGTCGTACGGCACGACTACCGGCTGGGCGTACCGGACGACGTGCCGGCCTGGCTCGAGACCCTCAACACGGACGCGGCCCGGTACGGCGGCAGCGACGTCACCAACCCGGACGTCATCAAGCCGGAGCCGCAGGGCTGGCACGGCCGCCCGGCGAGCATCCGCCTGACGCTGCCCCCGCTGGCGACGGTCTGGCTGCGCCCGGCCTAG
- a CDS encoding maltokinase, whose amino-acid sequence MSEAVTRTATTTTGSPGLLASLDPLLREWLPRQRWFAGKGRPVTGFSLVAATELLPPTGQLGLYHLLVRAHQPLALGSPPHPGDCYQLLIGVREALPPRLAPALIGHVDKGPLAGHTVYEALHDTRPAELLLEAVRSQARIGGLRFERDPHQEIREGLVPRLMTAEQSNSSLVYGDTFILKLLRRIVPGINPDLELPLALAREGCPRVPAPTGWVRAELAGEPYVLGVLQPFVQGASDGWELALRELAKGEDFGAEARALGRATAEVHTALARALPTVTLGHAPLQVLVDGMTERLEAAVQAVPALRPYAPGLRSAFTALADLTAEGRTWTAQRIHGDLHLGQCLRSASGEWSLIDFEGEPSKPLAERRMPQPPARDIAGMLRSFDYAALTADPPAPEWAETCRAAYCSGYAEVSGVDPRTDPVLLRAYETDKAIYEVVYEARHRPDWLPVPMAAIERYATSDLI is encoded by the coding sequence CGGCAGCGCTGGTTCGCCGGCAAAGGGCGCCCGGTCACCGGGTTCTCCCTGGTGGCGGCCACCGAGCTGCTGCCGCCCACGGGACAGCTCGGCCTGTACCACCTGCTGGTGCGCGCCCACCAGCCGCTCGCGCTGGGCTCCCCGCCCCACCCCGGCGACTGCTACCAGCTGCTCATAGGCGTGCGCGAGGCGCTGCCACCCCGGCTGGCGCCCGCGCTGATCGGCCACGTCGACAAGGGCCCGCTCGCCGGACACACGGTGTACGAGGCCCTGCACGACACCCGGCCCGCCGAACTGCTCCTGGAGGCCGTGCGCAGCCAGGCCCGCATCGGCGGGCTCCGTTTCGAGCGGGACCCGCACCAGGAGATACGCGAAGGTCTCGTGCCCCGCCTGATGACCGCCGAGCAGTCCAACTCGTCGCTCGTCTATGGAGATACGTTCATTCTGAAGCTGTTGCGCCGGATCGTGCCCGGCATCAACCCCGACCTGGAGCTGCCGCTGGCGCTGGCCCGGGAGGGCTGCCCCCGGGTGCCCGCGCCGACCGGATGGGTCCGGGCGGAGCTGGCCGGTGAGCCGTACGTGCTGGGCGTGCTCCAGCCGTTCGTGCAGGGCGCGTCCGACGGCTGGGAGCTGGCGCTGCGCGAGCTGGCCAAGGGCGAGGACTTCGGCGCGGAGGCGCGGGCGCTCGGGCGGGCCACGGCCGAGGTGCACACGGCACTCGCCCGCGCGCTCCCCACGGTCACGCTCGGGCACGCCCCGCTCCAAGTGCTGGTCGACGGCATGACCGAGCGCCTGGAGGCGGCCGTGCAGGCGGTGCCCGCGCTGCGGCCGTACGCGCCCGGGCTGCGTTCCGCGTTCACCGCGCTCGCCGATCTGACCGCCGAGGGCCGTACCTGGACCGCGCAGCGCATCCACGGCGATCTGCACCTCGGCCAGTGTCTGCGCTCGGCCTCCGGTGAGTGGTCGCTGATCGACTTCGAGGGCGAGCCGTCGAAACCGCTCGCCGAGCGCCGGATGCCGCAGCCGCCGGCCCGGGACATCGCGGGGATGCTCCGCTCCTTCGACTACGCCGCGCTCACCGCCGACCCGCCCGCACCGGAGTGGGCCGAGACCTGCCGGGCCGCATACTGCTCGGGATACGCCGAGGTCAGCGGCGTCGACCCGCGGACCGACCCGGTGCTGCTGCGGGCCTACGAGACGGACAAGGCGATCTACGAGGTCGTCTACGAGGCCCGGCACCGCCCCGACTGGCTGCCCGTACCGATGGCCGCGATCGAGCGGTACGCCACATCCGACCTGATCTGA